A single window of Salvia splendens isolate huo1 chromosome 6, SspV2, whole genome shotgun sequence DNA harbors:
- the LOC121809666 gene encoding glucan endo-1,3-beta-glucosidase 11-like isoform X2: MRILGLLFFVFFLGRDAMAFTGTFGINYGRIADNIPSPDKVVMLLKAAKIKNVRIYDADHSVLNAFKGTGLELVVGLNNGLLKEMNANPDHALNWVEDNVKAFLPDTHIVGIAVGNEVLGNDADLSQALLGAVKNVYNATKKLGIDRAVQISTAHSQAVFENSYPPSSCTFTDAVSPLMKPLLEFFSQIGSPFCLNAYPFLAYTYNKGKIDINYALFQPNKGIDDEKTDLHYDNLLDAQIDATYAALEDAGFKKMEVIITETGWASHGDESEAAATPSNARTYHFNLRKRLAKRKGTPLRPKHILKAYIFALFNEDLKQGAGSEKYYGLFKADGSISYDLGLPGLKSSSTSYSFLSFKELGAGKWYRWCFLLLTISDHKTLMA; this comes from the exons ATGAGGATTCTTGGACTTCTGTTCTTCGTTTTCTTTCTCGGGCGCGATG CTATGGCATTTACTGGAACGTTTGGGATCAACTACGGTAGGATAGCAGATAACATCCCTTCACCCGATAAAGTGGTAATGCTGCTTAAGGCTGCAAAGATCAAGAACGTTAGGATTTACGATGCAGATCACAGTGTACTCAATGCCTTTAAAGGAACTGGACTGGAGTTGGTGGTTGGACTTAACAATGGTTTATTGAAAGAGATGAATGCTAATCCCGACCATGCCCTGAATTGGGTCGAGGACAATGTGAAGGCATTTCTTCCCGACACGCATATAGTTGGGATTGCTGTAGGGAATGAAGTTCTGGGAAATGATGCTGATCTTTCACAAGCTTTATTGGGTGCTGTGAAGAATGTATACAATGCCACGAAGAAGCTCGGAATAGATAGAGCAGTTCAGATTTCCACAGCTCATTCACAGGCTGTCTTTGAGAATTCTTACCCTCCTTCTTCTTGTACTTTCACGGATGCTGTCTCTCCGTTGATGAAGCCTCTCTTGGAGTTCTTTTCGCAAATTGGATCTCCGTTTTGTCTTAATGCGTATCCCTTTCTGGCCTATACTTACAACAAGGGGAAAATCGACATAAACTATGCTCTATTTCAGCCGAATAAGGGAATAGATGATGAGAAAACTGATTTACATTATGATAACTTGCTGGATGCTCAGATCGATGCAACTTATGCAGCTTTAGAGGATGCTGGATTCAAGAAAATGGAAGTTATAATCACGGAAACGGGTTGGGCTTCTCATGGGGACGAAAGTGAGGCTGCTGCTACGCCAAGTAATGCGAGGACGTACCACTTCAATTTGCGTAAAAGGTTAGCCAAGAGGAAAGGGACCCCACTTAGGCCGAAACATATATTAAAAGCGTACATATTTGCCTTATTCAACGAGGACTTGAAACAAGGTGCTGGCTCTGAGAAATATTATGGACTTTTTAAAGCAGACGGGAGTATATCATATGATCTCGGTCTCCCTGGACTTAAATCTTCGTCTACTTCATATTCGTTTTTATCCTTTAAG GAGCTTGGAGCTGGAAAGTGGTATAGATGGTGTTTCTTGTTATTGACAATCTCAG ACCATAAAACCCTCATGGCTTGA
- the LOC121809666 gene encoding glucan endo-1,3-beta-glucosidase 11-like isoform X1 produces the protein MRILGLLFFVFFLGRDAMAFTGTFGINYGRIADNIPSPDKVVMLLKAAKIKNVRIYDADHSVLNAFKGTGLELVVGLNNGLLKEMNANPDHALNWVEDNVKAFLPDTHIVGIAVGNEVLGNDADLSQALLGAVKNVYNATKKLGIDRAVQISTAHSQAVFENSYPPSSCTFTDAVSPLMKPLLEFFSQIGSPFCLNAYPFLAYTYNKGKIDINYALFQPNKGIDDEKTDLHYDNLLDAQIDATYAALEDAGFKKMEVIITETGWASHGDESEAAATPSNARTYHFNLRKRLAKRKGTPLRPKHILKAYIFALFNEDLKQGAGSEKYYGLFKADGSISYDLGLPGLKSSSTSYSFLSFKELGAGKWYRWCFLLLTISGSTLILLLRL, from the exons ATGAGGATTCTTGGACTTCTGTTCTTCGTTTTCTTTCTCGGGCGCGATG CTATGGCATTTACTGGAACGTTTGGGATCAACTACGGTAGGATAGCAGATAACATCCCTTCACCCGATAAAGTGGTAATGCTGCTTAAGGCTGCAAAGATCAAGAACGTTAGGATTTACGATGCAGATCACAGTGTACTCAATGCCTTTAAAGGAACTGGACTGGAGTTGGTGGTTGGACTTAACAATGGTTTATTGAAAGAGATGAATGCTAATCCCGACCATGCCCTGAATTGGGTCGAGGACAATGTGAAGGCATTTCTTCCCGACACGCATATAGTTGGGATTGCTGTAGGGAATGAAGTTCTGGGAAATGATGCTGATCTTTCACAAGCTTTATTGGGTGCTGTGAAGAATGTATACAATGCCACGAAGAAGCTCGGAATAGATAGAGCAGTTCAGATTTCCACAGCTCATTCACAGGCTGTCTTTGAGAATTCTTACCCTCCTTCTTCTTGTACTTTCACGGATGCTGTCTCTCCGTTGATGAAGCCTCTCTTGGAGTTCTTTTCGCAAATTGGATCTCCGTTTTGTCTTAATGCGTATCCCTTTCTGGCCTATACTTACAACAAGGGGAAAATCGACATAAACTATGCTCTATTTCAGCCGAATAAGGGAATAGATGATGAGAAAACTGATTTACATTATGATAACTTGCTGGATGCTCAGATCGATGCAACTTATGCAGCTTTAGAGGATGCTGGATTCAAGAAAATGGAAGTTATAATCACGGAAACGGGTTGGGCTTCTCATGGGGACGAAAGTGAGGCTGCTGCTACGCCAAGTAATGCGAGGACGTACCACTTCAATTTGCGTAAAAGGTTAGCCAAGAGGAAAGGGACCCCACTTAGGCCGAAACATATATTAAAAGCGTACATATTTGCCTTATTCAACGAGGACTTGAAACAAGGTGCTGGCTCTGAGAAATATTATGGACTTTTTAAAGCAGACGGGAGTATATCATATGATCTCGGTCTCCCTGGACTTAAATCTTCGTCTACTTCATATTCGTTTTTATCCTTTAAG GAGCTTGGAGCTGGAAAGTGGTATAGATGGTGTTTCTTGTTATTGACAATCTCAGGTTCCACATTAATTCTGCTCTTGAGATTATAA